ATAGCTATTGAAATGACAGGACGGCGTCGTCTTTAAGCAACCCACCGTTTGTCATGTTCGCGGCGTTCTGGGTTTCTTTGAAAGAATGAAACACGACTAACAGGAAGCTAACTGGTTACTATTCGCCACCCATAATAAGCTTCCATTCCCAGTCAACATCAGAAGTGGCCGTGATGTTTAACGGGTGCAAGGAATTGTgggaaaacacaaataaaagccTCTACCGTGTATACTcaatttaaaatatgctttcagtactaaaataaaatttgatctgtcattaaacattaaaaacgtTCTTTAAAGGGATCATCtgaattccaaaaaaaaatccaaaaaattGGCAAAAGTGGCCTGCTAATTTGCATCAAAATAAAagacgtaaaaaaaaaagcttagaAACTATTCAGCAGGAAAAAGATCATTAGGCACCAACAGTAGCCTGCCTGCAGATTAATGCAGTAATgagaatataaaaacaaaagaagcttTGCCTCTTGGAATCTTTCTTGATCGgtcattttaaatacatctCTATATCTCATAGTTCATGAGCATTGCTATATTAATCAACGGTAATGCACGCATCAGTGGATGACATAATTCTAAGACAATTGGCAGCTATCAAAATCATGCAGCATGTAATGGATACCCTGTATTAGACAAGTGTCTGTGCCCTGTTCCTGCTTAATCACACTTTGATATTTCAAGAAGGACTATCAGTGACGTCCTTGGCACGGAGATGAACACATATGGAGCAGTCACCCGTCGTCTGCCTGTTCTGGCAGCCACTTTTTTCGGTTTGAATGGAAGCCTGTCTGAGCGTGTCTGTCTGGCTCTCACGTGTCCTATCCAGACCCCCTATATGACAGCACAGCTGATGTTCCTGCACTGCATAAAGAGTGTGATAGGCCCTCTTTGCTACTGCTGCAAAGAGAAACTTGGGGCGGTGTGGATAGTAAGATGAGGATCACTGGCATTTCTGGGAACTGAATAGAAATAATAATTGGGTATTATATAACTGGAAGAATAAATTTGAATCATTTAGATTAATATAAATTCACCAATGCCTCGTTTGACTCTGGGGAATTGAATGGCGTGTCAGCATGTACTGGCTGAAGTGGGCTTCTAATGTCACTTCACCATCTGTTCCATCTTAAATGTGATTCGTCTCCCTTTCTCCTGCTGCCAAAGGCGTGTTTAGCTGGGGAACGTCATTATATACCTCTGCTAATGCTTCTAGGCATTTCCATGCAAACTGTCCACAGTACAACCAAGATTCCCAGcttggtgtgtttgcatgcgtttGTAACTCCTGTGGAAAGAACAGTACGCTTTTATACTGCCCAACACAGACGTAGTTTGGGAGGGGGACGGGGGAGATGgacgtgccccccccccccccccccccaaataattCCCACctacactactcatataatgtgttaggttgggtggtgtgcgCGGTGTCCTCCACAAAGTTGAACTGAAATCTATGCTACTGCTGGTCAACACAGGTAAGTCTATTCATACTCTGTGTTGGGTTTCAATGTGCAGAGGGATTAAATCAATGCTTTTTGCTTAGTTTGGGGAAAAAATTTATAATTTGTGTATGCTGGAATTTTGTAATCAAATAGAATGACAACTcagaacattttgtaaaaaaatatacaacCCCTCCAGGTGTAATATGTCATGACCATAATAGAGTTTTCTTTTACTTATATGGACAAATTAGTAAGGAGTTTGGCTGAAATCAAACTTCAAAACCTTTTGTATTGCTGTTGTACACTTTTTTTGCAACATCTACTGGAGAAAAAGTCATATCTGAGGCTTTGTTAATTCCGTTTTTTCCCCAATGATGTCCATTTTATTATATTCAAATCTATCATTACTTTGTCTAATAATAGGCTTATTGTAGCTAATAATTTCTTAATCAAAAACCAGAGGAAAAGATTCTGAAATGGTTAGTTAATTTTTCCTTTGCTCTTCTTTCATTCCCCATCTGATGGTGATTTCCTTGAGAATATACACAGAAGTACCCGTATACGTTTTATTCCAGTTCTTATAATTATCTGTGAGACACGATATCAATAAAAGACTGAAGGGCCTGAGTTTAACATGAACGAAGACTCTCTGTTCCATTTCTGTTATCAGACACTACCGAGTACCAGCAGACAATGGAACGCCAGGATGACCTCATCAAAGGACCCTGTTCTGAAATCTCCCTGCCACAGAGGACTACTCCAGGAACTTCTAGTGAGCTACAGCTGGTGAATACAGCCTGGTTTTTCCAGCACAAAAATTAGGGCTGTTCTTAGAAAACACCGTCACTGGGGATTAAAGAACTTTCTAGTCCAGGGCCAGGATTATAGAGTGCCTGAAAAATTACCCATTTGTTTATTATCCAGCGTCCTTAAGGTACTCcattaaataatgttaattttagCAATTCGTATATGCTACTGAATACACAAACCATTCAAGAAGTATTACTCTTCTATTGCCTTTGGGGCACCTGTAAATATAGCAAAACATTTGACCAATATTCATACTCCATAATATACTTGGTTTTACAAATTTAACTCTTGACAAAAGATTGAACTCATCACCGTTTCTGGCGCTATGGCTTGTACGAGGCCATAACACCAGGTCATTTCCTCAACAAGGTACATTTGCCTACATGATAATGTGTCATTTCCATAACTTTTACTGTGCTATAAGCACCTAACAGTTGATGCCAACAGAGCCCTTCAGATAATAATGCCAAAGGCAGCTAAAGTGTGAGAATAGAATGGAAAATGACTTCAACCCTGGTCAGAGTGAAGGGGTCTGGTGTTTGGGAAGACGTGAGCTGGAGCATTACAGGAGCTGCGGGAGAGATGAAAGCTTCCCACTGTGAACGGCCCACAACACGCCACAGCCCTTCATGAAAAGTCAGACCAAAGCAATTGTCAGCTGACGTACAAGTGGACAGCGGTGAAGGTTCTCAGGTTTTGCTCTAGTGAGGTAATCAACATTCTACATGCCTTGATTTGCTGATCATTATTGTGATATTTCCATTTGCAGTGATATTGCAGAGGGTTGGAATATGCAAATAAGCCCTGGATACAAATCACTTGATTTTTCCATGGTTTGAGCATCCCGACCACCCTGATCTGACCGTAATCAATGCCTTGTTTTGATGAACTGCTGCTTTTCTACATAAATAATTCCTATAAAAATAATTCAGGTTCTACTATAACTATGTTGCATTAAGGGTTTAGCAAAGTTTTTGAAATAGTTGTGCCAACGGTCATTCTGAGTTGTGCGGGAGTACCTGGCCTTTCATCAGACTTTGCTGCAAATAAGGTTTAGCTGCAACCTAGAACTCTCTCTTGCAATACAAATATACCGTTAAAGTGAAATGATTCAGAAAGATTATTTCTGGGAATGTCTTTTGTCTGCACCCCGaccaaaactttattttaatgcacTCTCAATGCGATCATGACCATCGGTTATACTTCAAGTGGCCGGAGGCCTGAAGCCTGAGCTCTCAGCTTGGCTGCGGAGACAAGACTGCCAAAATTGAGAAAATAGGACTACTATAATGTAGGATTTACCCAAATCACTTCTCCAGTgagaaatgttaaatgttacaaTATAACTGACATTTTATATAGACTAGATAATAAATATGCGTTAGtaattttgagttgttttctAGTCctgtgaaccccccccccccccgagtaaACCACAACACATTGTAATCTAGATTAATAATAGTTATCCTTATCATTTCCATGTAATTTAATCACCAATGTCCCAAATTACAAGACATTTACCTAATTACATTATGTgataatacaaataaacagagaacagaatttATAGCTGTCTGCTAACCCCTTTGCGTGTACTGCTGATTAAGAAACCTAGGTAGCTACCTAGCTACTGCAGGAGCACTGAGACCCATGTGTTTTATCAAAAGGGATTGGTCAGTCAGGGAGCAACAATGCCTCTTCTAGGCCAGCCCTCTACGTGGACCAGCAAAAAACCCAtaagaaatataataaaataaggaGGTCACGACCAGATGCATCAtgtaacaaaaaacatttaataaaatcacAGAGGTATAATCTACTGCTCACTTGTAGCATCTAAAGATGTTATTAACTGGGTACAGTGACATGAAATACTGATGATAAAAAGATTTTAGCATAAAATAAACAGCCTTCTTGTACCAGGTAAAGCAGAATAAGCCAGTTCTGGTCATTTACACAACATTGCCTGCTTCTCTCTAACAACTGAACAGGCAGCTCACATCAGCAGCCTTCAAGTATGGCAAAACATATGGCATGCATAAAATGGCTCATTGTGTGTGGGCACAGCAATGTTACTCTAAAGTAGATTATTTGTTAGTGTGCAAAAGAGAGTGTTTGACAGGACATTCAGCGGTGATCAGGTTTGGGTCTTAAGGCCATACAGCATGCCAAATCTGTGATCTCAAAGGGCTTCTCACATAATTCTCTACATCCAGGTAGCGAACAGCTCAGTAAGGAAGAGAAACTCAGCTATGCCATATTTcatttctcagtctctcataAGTTTACATTCTCTATGGAACACCCTCCAAAGCGTCCATGTGGTTTGTGACATGTAAACAAcactgttaaataaataaataaataaataaataaataaatagcaacGATAGCGTGTTGTTGTCGAGGGGATCGGAGTCTGGAGTCAGGGGATGCCGTCTTTGCGCTGGCAGCACTGGGAGGGCGGTACGTTCCAGTCGTAAACATATGAGAGGCGGAGCTTCAGCTCCTCCTTGCACAGGTGCCCCTCCCTCTGCAGCGTCTGGTGCTTCTCCAGCATGTCCTCCAAGCTCTGCTTGTGCGTCACCAGGTACTTATTGCTGCAGCCCCGTGATTTATACTCCGTGTCGAAGCGCGGGTCGTGTAGGCGCTTCACGTCGACAGGGGCAAGCCATGCGCCCAGCGACACGTCCTCGCTCTGCCAAGTCTTTAGGAAGGCAGCGTTGAGGCGCACGTAGTGCACCAGGTCCGCTGAGAGCACGTAGCCGCCACCCAGGGCATACGGGAGGTAATAGTCGCAGAGGTCCCACGTGCTTTCCTTCCACTTACCGGCGGTCTTGACTCGGCCGCGTCCCGAGAAGAAGCCCCAGTAGAGGCGACGGGGCTCcttctccttcagctcctccttgAGCAGGTCCAGGCGGGCGAAGGTGTCGTCGTCGGCCTTCAGAACGAATCTGAAGTCCACCTTCTGGTCCAGCCAAGAGTACATGTGAATGAGCTTCTGGGTGAGGTTCTCGTAGGAGTCGTGGAGATccgggaggaggaggaggtcacGGTGGCGGCCGTGCTCTGCGGTCAGGCTCTGCAGGTCCTCGGGCGGCAGGCCTTCGGTGCCGATGACGAACCGGGCAAGCACGTCTGGTTGCACCTTGGCCAGCCAGGTGTTGCGGATGATACTGCGGCGCTCGGTGTACTTGGGCCCCGTGGTAATGAGGACCACCAGGAAGGCCGAGTGCTCCTTGGGTGCCGGTGCCGTGGGCAGGTGGTCACGCCGAGGTTCAGCCCTTGGCGCTCTGCCCGGCATCTCAGCCGGCTTCAACGTCTCCGAGGTGCATTTAGCGAGGAAGAGAAGGACTGCGGCGAAGCAGCAAAGGACGCCAAGGGCCAGGGCAGTTTTGTGGCGGCACACAAGACGGACAAAATTCATGATGTTACAGCTGAAACCAAAAGAAGTAAAAGACGTCACACTACGTTCGCAAAAAAACAGCTGTCACAAATGCGTATAGTACTGTAAAGTAAATACACGACACAAAACATCGAAAGGTCATCATTTTTGCAAGTTCTAGCTTGCCAGCATGTGTTCCGTCATAACAGTCATCGGACTTTACGGTGACTTTATTAAAAACGGAATTTCACACTGATCTAAGGTTCGAAATCAAGTCCCGTGGTACCACTAGATAATTAAATGAGCAGAAACAAAAGGCGAGTCAGTCACACCTAAAACATAACCAGAAACCATTAGAAACCCCTGTCACCAGTCAGTGTAATGACTCGGTCTTGAATTTCAGACGCTCTTATTTAGCTAGACAGCGTTGCTAATGCCTGTCACCAGGAATGGAAAAGACATAACGGAGACAGTGAAGTATGAGTCTTACCGAACGTTAGTGGACAGCTGCGGCACTGAACCCTGTAGGCGGTTATGATTTTCCTACGAACATCCCTGCTAGCCAGTTAGCCTGCTAAGCCTGAATCAGAATATACACAGCTACTTAGCAATGCCGCTTTATTTCCTTGCTGCACAATGCCTGTACATTCGATCTACATCTGCCAGAAGGCTCGAAATACAGTCAGATGATACAATTGCTCAATAACGTTTCACGTCATTTCTTCCAAACACAGTTAGCGACAGCTAACGACACCGCTCGCCACAATAATCTTGACAGCGGTACGCCGTTGATGACGCAGGCGGTAAACTAGAACAACGTTTCAAAACAGCGACACCTAGTGGACGGCAGAGCCCAATCAGAAAGCATTTAGATGTAGAGGTGCCGCTTAGCTTTCCCTGTGTAGCTGTGTATCTTTTCGTGGTGTCAAATGCAGTCTCATTGGCCTCTCTGGTCAATGATTGACCACTAGTTGCTAGGGTTCTTTTATTATGCATGCTACCTTTGGTATTTGTTCATAATTAGTCTGAAACAGCTAAACATCAAATGATGGATGAAAAGAAGAGTACAGAGGACCTGgtcaattattttaaaagtggaTTTGCGGACAACCTCAAAAACGACTTATTGTAAGAAGATCCAAACTAAGAAAGTGGATTATATTTAGGTTAAGAATCTTGTTAAGTGTGAGCTTTGTGCAATTGATTagttacagaaacactgacccACATAGTGAGGATCCTTTCTCCCCTGCTAACCGACTCATTCAGAGGCGCAGAGAGGAGCGGACTAAACACCCTTTGAGAGGCTCTGTACCTGACAGAGAACTGTCatccctgtgtgcatgtgcaatcTGGAGTCTATTACAATCTGAAGGCATCGTGAAAATGTCAAGGATTGTGTATGGTTAGTCTGAGAACATGTCATTAGCCAGGTGAACCGCTCACTAGCACTGACAGCACATCTTTGTCTTTTAGGAGTTTAACATGAACCTTTGTTCCCAGACAACAAGAAAAGAGGCTCTGGCACAGAAAAAGATCCAGATCAAGGAGGCGATAAAGACCTTTGTCCTGTACGTCAAGGTATCATTCACTTTACAATTACgtattacatacatatacatgtataggTATAACCTAACTGTATGGATGTCAGTCAAATTCATACTTACAGGAAAATTGGTGcatttaaagttgtttttttgtgcgtgtgagagaaaCAAAGTCCTGAGTTAAAAGTGTTTTCCCACCATCTCTCTACCCATCTCAGGAAACAGAAGTGAAACTATGCCAAGCCCACAAGAAAGCAGGACAGGACAGAACTAGCTCTGCAGAACACAGCAGACCTGCTCGCTCTGAAAGAGGAACTGAAGAAGCCCATCACTGAGAGACAGGTCGTACCAGCTGGTGGAAAAGCACGAGATCCACCCCAATGATTTAGCTAGCACTGTAACGAACTGCATACCGATGAGACAGGTGGCTCTGTTTTAGGGTTTAATTATGCAGCTTGAATATCACTTTCCATAAGGAACCTGTTATTATTTGGAGTCTCCAAACTGTTGTCAGTAATACTGATGATGGAGGCAAACAGCGAAGGATATGTTCTCCTGTCACGCCAATTTAATTTCAGGAGCCCAGGCAGGTCATGTCATGTTTGGGAACAATGATTCAGATGAGGGAGGAGCTGTCACAGAGCACGCAAAACCAGCTCACTTGCTACACGgagcaaaacagcaacaacCTGCTGCAGCAAACTGGCTCAGCTGAGGAACGCGCTGGAAAAAGCCCACACGGAGTCCACGCGCCAGGTTACTGGGAAGATTCCACTGCTCAGCTTAGGCAGGCATGATGGTCTTCAGACTTACTCTAGGACTGTGGCTTTCTGAGACAACAGCCcctgttgttttaattttgttgcagggctaataataatactgactGCCCTTCAGTTTGTATGGTAAAACACAGTGCAGGAGTCAAAGTGGGtccacatacaaaacacagcagccaaaAAGACTCTTGTCGTTGGTTACAATCAAAATGGCAACTTCAAACATCTACCGAACCATGAAGAAACCAAAGAAGAAAAGCAAGCAGTGGATGTTGATACTCTAAAGCAGCTGGACGTGGTATTGCTGCATCCAGAGATAATTATACTTACAGAATTAAAGTTGATTTGGTTTAAAAACTATTCATATCGAATAtctatttgttttgttgcttgCAAATCCAGACAGACATTCTTCCTTAATCCGAGTTCAGTATGGGAGGACGTTCAAAACAAAAGGGTCAAAACCTTGACCAAAGATAccagctttaaaaataaactaaccACCACCACTTGTATTTCTAAGCACAGAAGAGGAAAGTTAAATGgaattgttgtttatttgatggtCTTTTGATGTACTTTCATAATTCTACATTACAAAATGCATACAGTACTTTCCATGGTCGATGAGAGAACGTAATCTTGACTTCAAAAAGCACTGCCAAACAGCCAGAGAAAGACTGTCAAGGCACATTATCTTATTCAGAGTAGAACAAGTAAGACCATATAGTTTAGCCAGTGTACTTTTGAGCAAAGAAAACGAATTTGCAAAGGGTTGTGCCAAACCAGTGCTGGGTCACCGCATAACATCAGCTGCTTCATTATAAGCTTATCCTTCTAGGGCGGGGGGGTATGTGACATCAAAAAGTGCTCAAAAGTTCACCAACACCGAGCCCTGATGTTTGAcaggtgtttttttggtgtCAGGTAGCTCATCCTGCAAAGTTAATTCTACTCGTAAcagcaccaaaacaaaaaaacaaaaaaacaaaaccccaaccctaacagCTCGTCAGTTCAGGAAATAGATCGACAGAATATAACTGCCGTTTTTCCTGATGtcttaaggagaaaaaaaaaaaaaaaaaaggcagagggAAGTTCTAGTAAGTACATATCCATTGGCTTTGACATGATCACAGTTTTTTTTCAAAGAGCAATTCATGGACTTCGACAAGATAAAAACAACTAGACAAAaccaaatcatcatcatctgatttCTATCAGTTTACGTTCAGCACAACATGCGTCCTACGAGTCTACCTTTTCTTTGATTTATCTAACACGCGACTTAAATAATGAAGCCACAGGGGCTATGGACAtactccttttcttttttccccttttgtcCCTCCAAACTTTTCAGTCACTTCAATGCACATCTTTCAGTAAAGTAAAAGCCAACATGGTGgaacataatttaaaatgattttttttttttaaaagagacaactaaaaacaaaacaaaaaaatcacaaaacattaaaacgAGACTAAAATGGGTCAAAAGTGGATTGGAGAGTTAGTGTGGAGGTTTAGTATTACAGAGAGAAGTACAAGGGTGTGCTGGGCCTGGATTCTGATGTCCTTGTCTGTCAGCATTTCAATAGTGTTTCTCTATTGCTAAAGAATGTCATTTCTAAACACCATGTCACCACATTTCTTGTGCTAAGAAAATAAACTTAACCCTAACAAATAGCAGGACTTTCCAATGAAGGATACAAATAGAGAATggtaaaatataatatttctaaatatcaaccataaaaaaagaaaggaaaaaaaaaaaaaatctaaaatagttCAATTAAATAGTTAAATGTCGCAGCAGTTTCAATGGCAAGTCTATGGAGAGTGAAGTCTGAGGACGTGGTCCTATACGGTAACAGCCTCAGGTGCTTCTCTAATGTGTATCCTCATATGTATGGATACTGAGCAACTCTCCTAGGACTGAGCTGATAGCCTCCATAGGCTCCGCCTCCTCTAGTGGTGCTGGTGTTTGTGCCAACATAGGGATGAGTAGGGAAGTGCTGTTGGTAGTGGGGGGGCAGTGCGTGTACCACGCCACCCACCGAGTCTTTTGGGATAAGACTGGCTGCATAGTGACTGGTGGGCGGGACATGTATGGAA
The Electrophorus electricus isolate fEleEle1 chromosome 20, fEleEle1.pri, whole genome shotgun sequence genome window above contains:
- the b3galt6 gene encoding beta-1,3-galactosyltransferase 6, with amino-acid sequence MNFVRLVCRHKTALALGVLCCFAAVLLFLAKCTSETLKPAEMPGRAPRAEPRRDHLPTAPAPKEHSAFLVVLITTGPKYTERRSIIRNTWLAKVQPDVLARFVIGTEGLPPEDLQSLTAEHGRHRDLLLLPDLHDSYENLTQKLIHMYSWLDQKVDFRFVLKADDDTFARLDLLKEELKEKEPRRLYWGFFSGRGRVKTAGKWKESTWDLCDYYLPYALGGGYVLSADLVHYVRLNAAFLKTWQSEDVSLGAWLAPVDVKRLHDPRFDTEYKSRGCSNKYLVTHKQSLEDMLEKHQTLQREGHLCKEELKLRLSYVYDWNVPPSQCCQRKDGIP